The following coding sequences are from one Novosphingobium sp. KACC 22771 window:
- a CDS encoding chemotaxis protein CheW, translating into MSTMALPERVLTFELDGEIFAIDAQSVREILEVPCITRVPGAPAFANGLINVRGAIVPLADLAVAFGMARATQGQDTRAIVIETEVEGEPTILGILADKVLDVTAMEGVTVADAPPVGMRWRADFIRAIARPRGQFVIFPDLELIFAESLGRVGGGAALDGTVFVN; encoded by the coding sequence ATGAGCACGATGGCGTTGCCCGAACGCGTGCTGACCTTTGAACTGGATGGCGAGATCTTCGCCATCGACGCCCAATCCGTGCGAGAGATCCTTGAGGTGCCCTGTATCACCCGGGTTCCGGGCGCGCCGGCCTTTGCCAATGGCCTCATCAATGTGCGCGGGGCGATTGTGCCGCTGGCCGATCTGGCCGTGGCCTTTGGCATGGCCCGCGCCACGCAGGGGCAGGACACCCGCGCCATCGTGATCGAGACAGAGGTGGAAGGCGAACCCACCATTTTGGGCATTCTGGCTGACAAGGTGCTGGATGTCACCGCGATGGAGGGGGTGACGGTGGCCGACGCCCCGCCGGTGGGCATGCGTTGGCGGGCCGATTTCATCCGCGCCATTGCCCGCCCGCGCGGGCAATTCGTGATCTTTCCCGATCTGGAGCTGATCTTTGCCGAGAGCCTGGGCCGGGTCGGTGGGGGCGCTGCTCTCGATGGAACGGTATTTGTAAATTAA
- a CDS encoding CheR family methyltransferase, with the protein MSYEQAGTAIGDRQFRRVAAYIQAQTGIKMPASKVQMIEGRLVRRVREGGFASIDDYCEHILSGDAEDEVVDDFINAITTNKTDFFREPGHFDYLVQHILPELRAQGCRRVRCWSAAASTGMEAYTLAMMLADFIAPQRDMDYFILATDIDTRVLAEARRGIYPQVALAPVPAQLRARYVRNARDPSRKEARIIPELRCKVGFARLNLMDSHYPVGDPMDVIFCRNVLIYFEREVQAKVLARLCDNLRPGGHLILGHSESIHGLDLPLVTVGNTVFKKKG; encoded by the coding sequence ATGAGCTATGAGCAGGCGGGCACCGCCATCGGTGATCGCCAGTTTCGCCGCGTGGCCGCCTATATTCAGGCCCAAACCGGCATCAAGATGCCCGCCAGCAAGGTGCAGATGATCGAGGGCCGATTGGTCCGCCGCGTGCGCGAAGGGGGGTTTGCCAGCATAGATGACTATTGCGAGCATATCCTGTCGGGCGATGCCGAGGACGAGGTCGTCGATGATTTCATCAACGCCATCACCACCAACAAAACCGATTTCTTCCGCGAACCGGGCCATTTCGACTATCTGGTGCAACACATCCTGCCCGAATTGCGTGCGCAAGGTTGCCGCCGCGTCCGATGCTGGAGCGCGGCCGCATCGACCGGCATGGAGGCCTATACGCTGGCCATGATGCTGGCCGATTTCATCGCGCCCCAACGCGATATGGATTATTTCATTCTGGCCACCGATATTGACACAAGGGTTTTGGCCGAGGCGCGGCGCGGGATCTACCCGCAGGTCGCGCTGGCCCCGGTGCCGGCTCAGTTACGGGCGCGCTATGTCCGCAACGCGCGCGATCCCTCGCGCAAAGAGGCGCGCATCATCCCCGAACTGCGCTGCAAGGTGGGCTTTGCGCGGCTCAACCTGATGGACAGCCACTATCCGGTCGGCGATCCGATGGATGTCATCTTTTGCCGCAACGTGCTGATTTATTTCGAGCGCGAAGTGCAGGCCAAGGTGCTTGCCCGGCTGTGCGACAATCTGCGCCCCGGAGGCCATCTGATCCTTGGCCATTCGGAATCGATCCATGGGCTTGATCTGCCGCTTGTCACCGTGGGCAACACGGTGTTCAAAAAGAAGGGATAG
- a CDS encoding methyl-accepting chemotaxis protein: MSLNPFSSPSSAVVLDELARVERSIAEGNLTARIHADHGNAQTRTLLHAVNTLLDTALGPVADLQSSIRTMALEHDRGDIDAAIDARHFRGNLAVVADDINNLVASHIAVKKQAMACVKGLAHGDFEAPLEQLPGKKAFINDTIETLRRNLTGLISEMNRMSEQHNKGDIDVIVPVEKFQGEFAAMARGINDMVGGHIEVKKKAMACVKALAQGDFDAPLEQFPGKKAFINDTIEMLRHNLREVTKEISRLIEASIAGKLEERGNPNCSQGDFAEMIDKINRMLDAILLPIGEGNRVLAQVSGGDLTQRVEIECQGDHRRMKDAINQLVDSLLDFHGKISSAAEQVAFGSGQLAEGSLQLSNGATEQAASTEEASSSIEEMAGNIKQNADNSAQTEKIARQSAKAAEASGEAVTKAVTAMQTIAAKISIVQEIARQTDLLALNAAVEAARAGEHGRGFAVVASEVRKLAERSQEAASEISTLSADTVKAATEAGEMLIRLVPDIRRTSELVAEISAACREQDIGSAQINTAIQQLDKVTQQNAGSSEEISATAEELASQAEELQASLAYFRTGDPARMAPVRAKSAAPMRRAAGRPAKTTPRAHSLAHQQERLRGFALDMDQGGPDSDDLDFERVA, from the coding sequence ATGTCTTTAAACCCGTTTTCAAGCCCTTCCAGTGCGGTTGTTCTGGACGAACTGGCCCGTGTTGAGCGTTCGATTGCCGAGGGCAATCTGACCGCGCGGATCCATGCCGACCATGGCAATGCGCAAACCCGGACCTTGTTGCATGCGGTCAATACGCTGCTCGACACTGCGCTGGGGCCCGTGGCCGATCTGCAATCCTCGATCCGCACGATGGCGCTGGAGCATGATCGGGGCGACATCGACGCGGCCATTGATGCCCGCCATTTCCGGGGCAATCTGGCGGTGGTGGCCGATGACATCAACAATCTGGTGGCATCGCATATTGCGGTCAAGAAACAGGCGATGGCCTGCGTCAAGGGGCTGGCCCACGGGGATTTCGAAGCGCCGCTGGAACAGTTGCCCGGCAAGAAGGCGTTCATCAACGACACGATCGAGACGCTGCGCCGCAATCTGACCGGGCTCATTTCCGAAATGAACCGTATGAGCGAACAGCACAACAAGGGCGACATTGACGTCATCGTGCCGGTCGAGAAATTTCAGGGCGAATTTGCCGCCATGGCGCGCGGCATCAACGACATGGTGGGCGGTCATATCGAGGTCAAGAAAAAGGCGATGGCCTGCGTCAAGGCATTGGCGCAAGGGGATTTCGACGCGCCGCTCGAACAATTCCCCGGCAAGAAGGCGTTTATCAACGACACGATCGAAATGCTGCGCCACAATTTGCGCGAGGTGACCAAGGAGATCAGTCGTCTGATCGAGGCCTCGATTGCGGGCAAGCTGGAGGAGCGCGGCAATCCCAATTGCAGCCAGGGCGATTTTGCCGAGATGATCGACAAGATCAACCGCATGCTCGACGCCATCCTGCTGCCCATCGGCGAGGGCAATCGCGTGCTGGCGCAGGTGAGCGGAGGCGACCTGACCCAGCGCGTGGAGATCGAATGCCAGGGCGACCATCGCCGGATGAAGGATGCGATCAACCAACTTGTCGACAGCCTGCTTGATTTCCATGGCAAAATCAGCAGCGCGGCCGAACAGGTGGCCTTTGGCAGCGGGCAATTGGCCGAAGGCTCGCTGCAATTGTCCAATGGCGCCACCGAACAGGCGGCCAGCACCGAGGAAGCGTCCAGCTCCATCGAGGAGATGGCGGGCAACATCAAGCAGAACGCCGACAATTCGGCCCAGACCGAGAAGATCGCCCGCCAATCCGCCAAGGCCGCCGAAGCCAGCGGCGAGGCCGTGACCAAGGCGGTGACGGCGATGCAGACCATCGCGGCCAAGATTTCGATCGTGCAGGAAATTGCCCGCCAGACCGACCTGCTGGCGTTGAACGCGGCGGTCGAGGCGGCCCGCGCGGGCGAGCATGGGCGCGGATTTGCGGTGGTGGCCTCCGAGGTGCGCAAGTTGGCCGAACGCAGCCAGGAAGCGGCAAGCGAGATCAGCACGCTCTCGGCCGATACGGTCAAGGCCGCGACCGAAGCGGGCGAAATGCTGATCCGTCTGGTGCCCGATATCCGCCGCACGTCGGAACTGGTGGCCGAAATCAGCGCGGCCTGCCGCGAACAGGATATCGGTTCGGCCCAGATCAACACCGCGATCCAGCAATTGGACAAGGTGACGCAGCAAAACGCCGGTTCGTCCGAGGAAATCTCGGCAACGGCGGAGGAATTGGCATCGCAGGCCGAGGAATTGCAGGCCAGCCTTGCCTATTTCCGCACGGGTGATCCGGCGCGCATGGCGCCCGTTCGCGCCAAATCCGCCGCGCCCATGCGCCGGGCGGCGGGGCGTCCGGCCAAAACCACGCCGCGCGCCCATTCGCTCGCCCACCAGCAGGAGCGCCTGCGCGGCTTTGCGCTGGACATGGATCAGGGCGGGCCGGACAGCGACGACCTTGATTTCGAGCGCGTGGCATGA
- a CDS encoding chemotaxis protein CheW — MSAQGPLQAVTFSIGAEVFAVPVEQVREILDYQESFRLPGAPAHFLGLIDVRGVGVPTIDLRLRLGLPRAEPTPLTRILILEVMREGRIILLGLVIDRALVVSAFARESIENAPDIGIRWRSDYITGVIRQNGNFVVLIDMARVLTSQDAAMIDQSAGEAWEQAS, encoded by the coding sequence ATGAGCGCCCAAGGGCCGTTGCAGGCCGTCACCTTCAGCATCGGGGCCGAGGTCTTTGCGGTGCCGGTCGAGCAGGTGCGCGAAATTCTCGACTATCAGGAGAGCTTTCGCCTGCCGGGCGCGCCTGCGCATTTTCTGGGGCTGATCGATGTGCGCGGGGTGGGGGTGCCCACCATTGATCTGCGCCTGCGCCTTGGCCTGCCCCGCGCCGAACCCACGCCCCTTACGCGCATCCTGATCCTTGAGGTCATGCGCGAGGGGCGGATCATCCTGCTGGGGCTGGTCATCGACCGGGCGCTGGTGGTCAGCGCCTTTGCGCGGGAAAGCATTGAAAATGCACCCGACATCGGCATCCGCTGGCGCTCGGACTATATTACCGGGGTGATCCGTCAGAATGGCAATTTCGTCGTTCTGATCGACATGGCCAGGGTGTTGACCAGTCAGGATGCGGCCATGATCGATCAATCCGCGGGCGAAGCATGGGAACAGGCCAGTTGA